Proteins encoded together in one Deltaproteobacteria bacterium window:
- a CDS encoding 30S ribosomal protein S20, with translation MATHKSAVKRHKQSLKRRERNRVAKATIRTTIKKVRALAESGNLSEANKLFVKANSLLDSAASKGIIHKANAQRNISRLSQYVASVKSA, from the coding sequence CACACATAAATCTGCGGTAAAGCGTCATAAACAGAGTTTAAAAAGGCGAGAGCGAAATCGAGTTGCCAAGGCGACAATTCGAACCACTATAAAAAAGGTTCGCGCCTTAGCTGAGAGCGGTAATTTGTCAGAAGCGAATAAATTATTTGTTAAGGCTAACTCCCTATTAGACAGCGCAGCTAGCAAAGGCATTATTCACAAGGCCAATGCCCAGCGCAACATTTCTCGACTAAGTCAGTATGTAGCTTCAGTTAAGTCGGCATAA